Sequence from the Longibacter salinarum genome:
ACGTTCCCGTCACGGAGGAGAAGCGGACGACCTTTCCACCGGCGAGATCGGGGGGCCAGCCTCGGACGTCGCTGCTGCCGCCGGCGTAGAAGAGATAATCGGAAAAGCGGTTTTGGTAGGTGAAGTTGTCACCCAGAATCGTTTGTATTTCGTCGGCCGGTCGACCAGACGTGTCCGACGGAATGGTCAGAGCATCCCGGCTGTCCCCAAAGGGCCAGATCCGCCCGCCAAATAGGCGACCGGCGATTTCAACATTGTCCGTTAGCGGAAGGTATCCCGTGATGTCCAGCCCAAGGCGTCCGAATTGAACGTCCGAGCCCAGAATTGTCCCACCGAGTTCTGCCGAGGGACGGATGAGAAAGCCTCGCGTCGGGTTTAGGAAGTCGTCCGTCTTTCCAAAGGTCGCGTTAAGGGAGACGATGCTTTTGTCGAAAAGGTCAGAGTCTCCGACATCGAGTTGTTGATCGGGCTCCGATCCCGGATCCGGGGCCGTGAATTGCTGCGTTCGCGTAAAGGTGTACTGGAAATTGAGGGTCCGGAACGGAAGCATCTCGTAGATCAGGCCGGCATTGAATCCGAACTGACGCTCGTTGAGTCCGAGGAATCGGTCGGACGCAGGAACGAGTTTGTCGCTGAGTCGCTCTTGAAAGAAGGGCTCGAAGGATCCGGAGAGTCGTGTCGTGAAAATGTACGGTTGCCGGAGTGTCGTCGACAGCCGGAAGCGTCGCTGGGGGTCACCAGATGCATTGCCGCCAAACAGGTTGAATGGGTCTTCGACGGGCCAGCCTGTCTCAGCAATGACTCCCACACTCAGATTTCTGGCAGCCCCGTAGAAATTCCGGTGGGTCCATCGGCTCTCTCCGAAGACACCGGGACGACCACCGTATCCGATCTGGCCGGAGAGCGTCCGTAGTTTGGCTTCCCGCACGCGGTACCGGACAGTTACCGTGCTATCCCGCGGCTGGGAGGGAATGTCGGCCAGCGCAACGCGGAAGAGGTTGAGGCCGAAGAGCTCGCGCTGTCCCTGCGTTACTTTCGACGCATTGAAGCGATCGCCTTCTTCGAACGGCAATTCACGTCGGATGATTTTGGGAGCGAGCGACGTCGTCCCATCAATTTCAATCTCACTAAAACGAGCCTCCGGGCCGGGTGAAAGCTCGAACTGAACACTCGCACGATTTGCCGAGGTGTCGATTTCCGTCGACGAATTGACCTCGGCAAAAGCATACCCTTGGTTGCGCAGCCAGGTCGTCGTAGCCTCTTCGATTTGAAGGCGCTTGAACTGAGTGTAGCGGTCACCCGGCTGGAGGATCGCGTTCTTCTTAAAGGAGCGCCACTCGCGGCCGAGACCATCATCAAAGAGCACAGCTGCGGAGTCTCCCTCGGCCGCACGAAACGACGTGTTTGTGACAATGAGCGGTGGACCCTCGTTCACGACGAACCGAATATGGATGGTGTTACTGGACGTGTCGTACTGCGAGGCTGGATAGTCGATACGAGGCGTCAGGAAGCCATTTTGGTTGTAAAACTCCCGGAGTCGGACGACATCCTTCTGCAGCGTGACGGCATCGAACGGGTACTGACCCGGGTCGATGCGAGGGAACCAGTCGAACCATTTCTTCAGGCGATAAAATGTCCCAGGCGCCTGGGTTGCGATTTGCCGTTCAAGCCGGTCGGCGTCGAAGGTTTTTGTGTCGACGAAATTCCAAGAGATCTCGCGGACCGTCGTCTCGTCGTTCACGAGCTGCAGCGAGTTCTGGGCCGCAGCCGGGCTCAGACTCGCCAGCAGACAAAGAAGGAGAGGGGCGATTCGCCGAAGCAACGTATTAGGAATGGAGTCAGCCAATCGACAGGAACAGAGAAGGCGAAGGAAAGCGGGCGGAGAGAGGTGGAACGATAGCGACGCTCAGGCGCTGTCGTCCGGATCACGCGTCGGAGCATCAACCGATTCTTCGACCGGCGTGTTCGCGCCCGTATCGGTCGTTCTTTCGGGCGCCGAGGGGTTACCAGAATGGCCGTGCTGTGGCGTTTGCTGGCCCGCTCCATCACCGGCGTGCGAGTCGGTTTCAGACGAGGGAGAAGTCGCTGATTCCGCTGTCGGCCGTTGTGCTGCGGTGGACGGCGCCGAGTCATCGGGGCCATAAGCGGACGACCCGCGTCCAGTCGGGATCGGGGGCGTCGGAGCCGCCATGTCGCTACGTTCCGCAGGCGATGGAGCCTCCGTGTGTGCCTCCTCGTCTGCCGGCTGCTCTCCGGGAAGCAGTCCTGACGTCACATGTCTGTGCTCGCGGAGGGACGCGATCACGGCGCCGAGCATCAGAACGATCCCGGAAAAGTAAACCCAGAACACGAAGGCGATGATCAGGGCAAAGGTGTTGCCCAGCGCACCGAGCCCCTCGGTCGCATACCGATCGAATTTACCGACGTAGGTGGCGTAGTACGTAAAAATTTGTTTCGCCATCTCCCAGAGCACGCCGGCCATCAGGGCTCCGGAGAGCGCGCTTCGCTTACGTGGCGACGGCTTAGGTACAAAATAGTAAAGCTGAAAAAACATCGCCGTTGTAATGAAAAACGGAACGAACAGTCCGAGTGTCTGGATAACGCGACGCCATCCTTCGCGGACCCAGGGTTGATCGAGGCCAGCGAAGGCAAGCATCTCAAAGCCATCGATCGACTGCGCGAAGACCGACATACCGATCGTTACGACGAACAGAACGCCGACTTGAAGCACCATGCGAACGTCGAAGAGGTACCCGCCGACAATCGTTCGACCTTCATGCCAGTCCTGCTCGAAAGCATTTCCGACGGCGATGCGGAGGGTGATAAATAATGAGACCGCCGATAGAAATAGGCCGACGCCACCGATGCCGACGATTGTGCCACTCGAGACCTGTAGCTGGTGTAAGAAGTTGACAACCTGATGACTCTGGCTCGGTGGCAGAAAGTCGTGAATAAACCGAGCCACAGCAGCAAAGGCGTCGTTGCCGCGGAGGACGCGACCGACCAGACCGGTTGCAAGAATGACGATGGGTACGATCGTCACCAGCACCTTGAAGGCAATCGCCTGTGCCCAGAGGAAAAGGTTCTTTCCCGCAACTTCTGCGTATAGCCCACGGGCGTAGTACAGCCCATGCGCACGCAGGCGTTGAATCGTGGTGGCGGAAAAGGGGCGTTCGCTCATAGAAATCGGCGGGGACAACGTCGAATGCCCGGCGGAAACAGCATTTGGATAGAAGTGGACGGATATGTTGCCAAATTCAAACTACCCGGCGGTCTGAACGATCCGCTTGCGGTGTAAACGCTGGCCCATTCGATCCGAAAATTGCAACAGGCTTTTCTAAACCGTCAAGCCGGTTGACATGATTCTGGATTGCGTTCCGCAGGAATGGTGATTAGGCGATTCTCCGATGGATTCCACCAGTCGTCACGTCCATGTAACGTGATTGGGATGAATGAACATCGACGTGATTGCGTTCGCCCTCAACTGTGTCGTATAATAGGTTTCAGAAATGGCGAACTGCGAATGCGTAACCCGGCTGCCATCTTGTTCCTCCACGCTTTCCGTCTATCACCGTGATTGTACGACGTTTCTATCGGGCGGATGGGATGCGCACCGCGCTGTGTCTATGTCTGCTGCTTGGCGGCATAGCTTGCACTCCGGCACGGGTGTCGGACTCCGAGGAGGAATCTGGCGGTGACGTGACGGAAGCTGAGCCACCCCGACGCACGTATCACGTCCAGGTGCGAACTGTTGAGGAAAAAACAGCAGCCGATCGTACCGTGTCAGACGTTGTGGCCTGGTTCGAGGCGTTACCCGATGCCGATCGACCGGACCCCCTTTCCGGTGTTGGAAACGTGCCGGTGGATGTTCGCTGGAAGGCGCCGTTCTATCGTGTGCGAATCGGTCCGTTTTCGTCCCGCGACGCGGCGACTGCGGTGCTCGACGCCTTGAAATCCGACTTTCCGGATGCTTTCATTGCCCGAGAAGCAGTTGGTTCAAGATATTGACTGCCCGGATAAATGGTGTCTGCATCTGCACTGCGCACGCAAAAATCTTTCGGAAGGTTGGCTGAGGTGCGAAATTTGCGCACCCGTACAATCCTGCTTCACGTGAGCTCATTGCTCGAAATTAGATTGACATAGGGATGAGTCGTGCCGACTGATCCCCGCGTTTTGCCCCGCCTTGCATCGCCGTCTTGCTTCTCGGCATCATACCGTGGAAGCAAGGCACCCACCGTTCGTTTCTTCCCCTGCTCCTGAAACTGCTTTATGGATATAGCACTCGTTCAGCAATACAACCCCAGCGACGCGATGGATGCTTTCCAGCGCGGGCTGATTGCGATCAAGAATGCCGCGAACGCCGGCGCCGATCTCGTCGTCTTTCCCGAGCTGTCTTTCACCAAGTTCTTTCCGCAGTTGCCAGCAAATAAGCGGGACGGCGACGTGCTCGATCTGGCAGAGAAGATTCCGGGACCGACGGTTGAGTCTGTTGCGGAGCAGGCCGCGGAGTATGGTGTTGTCGTGGTTTGCAACCTTTACGAAGTCGATGACGGCAAAGGCTACAACAGCTCTGTTGTGATCGACAGCGACGGTACCGTTCTCGGTGTGTCTCGCATGATGCACATTCCGCAGTACGAGCATTTCTACGAGCAGGACTACTACACGGAGGGGGATACCGGTGCACCGGTGTTCGATACGTCGGTTGGTAAAATCGGCGTGGCGACGTGCTACGACCGCCATTTCCCAGAATACATGCGGGCCCTCGCCCTCGGCGGTGCTGAAGTGGTGTGCATTCCGCAGGCTGGCGCTGCCGGTGAATGGGCCAAAGGCGTGTTCGAAGCCGAGGTGCAGGCAATGTCGTTCCAGAACGGCTACTTCTGCGCGCTTGCCAATCGTGTTGGCCGTGAAGACAATATCTTGTTCGACGGCGCGTCGTTGGTCACAGATCCGCACGGCCGCATCGTGGCGCAGGCGCCAAAAGGTGACCAGTCGCTTCTGATGGCCTCTGCGGACCTCAAGGAATGCGATAAGTCGCCCGCCCGACAGCTCTTCCTCAAGAATCGACGCGAAGAAGACTACACGGGAGGTACCGTGTCGCTTGCCGCTTCGAGCCCCGCTGGTGTACGAGCTCTCGAAGGGTACGGCGACGAGTAATGCTGGCTGTACACGTTCGCTCGTAACCCCTCTGAGCGACTCGTCGCTACGCAAAACGAAAGGCGCTGCACGGAATCACCCGTGCAGCGCCTTCTCTATTTCGGTTCGGGCGAGGCGGGTAATAAACCCGAACGGATCGAGGCCTCGTCAGGTGGGGCCGCCGTTAGAATAGTCGGTTCGCGAACATAAGTACGAGCAGGATGAGCCACATCAGGTGCCCAACACCGGTGCCGATTGCAACGCGCTTTTTGGCGGATGCAAGGATGTCATCGCTTGACGGACCATCGGAAGAGACGGCCGTTACGAGGGTGTCCCAGGCAGGTCGAATGACAAGGAACTGGTCCAGCAACAGAAGGACAATGAGCAGCAGCGAGGAGTGATATGCCGGGCCGTAGACTGAAAACGCTCCACCCAGAATAAACGCGGTGACAGAGAAGACCGCGGTTAGCAGGATGAAAACGTTCATGAGTTTGACGGTGCGTTTACCATCTTCCGCCATGACGCGAGCAGATTCGCCGCTCAGTTCCACGGTCTTGCGCGCCCAGGCGGAAAGTCTGAGCCCGAGGCCGAACCAGCCGGCAGCGGTGATGATATGAAGGATGACGAAGACCCACTTCAGTGTAATCTGTACGGACACGGTGGCTACTCTGAGTCGATGGGAGGGAAATAGTCGAGTCGCGCGCAACCTCTGGGCCGACGCGATGAAGGCATGACACGTGCTCTTGCGCCACCGCCTGTACGGAAGATGACCGTACAGGTTTGTTGGGTCCGGGTCAAGGAGTATCGAAAGTGGCACCATCGGGTTGAAACGGTGTATGAGGGCAGAGATGCTCCCGAATCGATGAGCGCGATGTCTGCATGACTTGCCCGTGATACCTATGAGTCACCGGAAACGGATCAAAGCGTTGGCGCGCAGGTCGGTCAGATGTCGTTGGCGAGGTAATAATACCTGTGCCGGGTCGGTTCGCCCCCATCACGGACGGTTTTGATCGCTCTTACTCGCATACAATACCGAATTGATTACAGCATACGAATTCTCATGTCCTCTGATGTCATCGCTCGCTGGCTGATTTACGGTGGGATTGGCCTCGTCCTTCTTGGTGCCCTCGTCTGGGGGATCGGGCGTTTCATTGACATCGGACATTTGCCCGGAGACGTTTCATTTGAAGGAAAGAATGTAAAAGTCTTCGTGCCGATCACCAGCATGATCATCATCAGTATTGTATTGACGGTTCTCTTAAATCTTATCCTTCGCTGGTGGCAATAGACGCCCCTTCATGTCGAATGACAGAGGGCAGCGAGAGAAAACTGTTTCGTGATGCGAATACGCGATTGACGGCTTGTTAGAAAGGGGGCATCATTGTATCTTCGATTTGCACGAGGGCGAAGTGTCCCCGTGACCGGCGATTCGACTTGTGCAAGCCGTTCTTTGCGTTTTTCCGTTGAGGTATTATTCTGTGCAGGTGTGCCGAATCTGTGTGCCGCAGCACCGCCCCACATCCCTTCGTCACGAACTGCTGCGAACTCGACGTTGTGCTGCGATTTCTCTATCGCGTTTGTACTCCCGCGCGATGGTATAATTATCTTCATCTGTTTTCGATACCGCAACCCGTTCCCGTTCTATGAACGCACCGCAAACGAACGCTACTCCCGGCGGCTCCCAATTTGTCGATTCGTCGCTATCTGCGCTTGCGATTATCCTCGGGGGCGGCGCCGGCACGCGCCTGTTCCCGCTGACGAAGTTGCGCGCGAAACCGGCCGTTCCGCTGGCCGGGCGGTATCGACTGATCGACGTGCCGGTCTCAAACTGCATTAATTCTGGGATCACGCGGGTCTTCGTGCTCACCCAGTTCAACTCGGCGAGTCTGAATCGGCATATCTCGCAGGCCTACCGGTTCGACCGTTTCAGCAACGGGTTCGTCTCGATCCTCGCTGCGGAGCAGACCCCTGCGTCGAAGGACTGGTTTCAGGGGACGGCTGATGCAGTGCGCCGCGTCATTCCGCACGTGGACGGGTACCGGCATGACTACACGCTCATCCTCTCGGGGGATCAGCTGTACTCGATGGACTACCGGGAGATGATTCGCCATCACGAGGAGACCGGAGCCGATGTGACCATCGGGACGATTCCGGTGACGTCCGATGATGCGCCCGCGTTCGGCATTCTGAAGACCGATGCGGACCACACGATCACGGAGTTTCACGAAAAACCGTCGGCAGATAAACTCGACGGGAAGGAGAGCCCGGTCAGCCAAGATCTGGAAGATCAGGGGCGCGTGTACCTCGCGTCCATGGGCATCTACATCTTTAGCCGAGATGTTCTCCGTGACCTGCTCGAGTCGAACGTGGAGCATCACGACTTTGGTAAGCAGATCATCCCGGAGGCGATCGAGGGCAAAAAGGTTGTCAGTTACCCGTTCACGGGCTACTGGAGCGACATCGGGACCATACGGTCGTTTTATGATGCTAATCTGATGCTCGCTGAGCCGAACCCGGAGTTCGACCTGTACGATCCGGACCGTCCGCTCTACACGAACGCGCGGATGCTACCACCCGCGAAAATTGAGAGCTCGTTTGTTCAGCAGTCGCTCATCGCGGAAGGGAGCGTCGTCGTCAATAGTCAGGTGTCGAAGTCGGTAATCGGCATCCGCTCGTTCGTCGGGCACAACACGACGATCAAAAACGCGATTTTCATGGGAGCAGACCACTATCCGTGGCAAAAGCCCGAAAACCGGGGATACGTGGAAGGTCCGGCCAAGCCCGGCATTGGAGAAGAGTCGTATGTCGAAGGTGCTATTATCGATAAGAACGTCTCGATCGGAAAACGCTGTATCATCAAAAATCGCGATAACATCGAGGAAGCAGAGCACGAGAACTTCTACATCCGTGACGGCATCGTGGTGATTCCAAAGAATACTCAGATTCCCGACGATACGATTATTTAGTCGAACGAACAGCGATCGCGAGATCGCACATGTAGCGTTCGCTCCGCCGTGTGGACGGTTGCCCGGTGTCCGGTCGAGATTGTTTCCATTCTCAGCTGCCCTCTATCTATGAAAATTGTCATTCTGACAAATGAATACCCGCCCAACGTGTACGGCGGTGCGGGTGTGCATGTCGAATATCTGACGCGTGAGTTGGCGAAACTCGATGGACGAGAGCACGAGATCGAGGTGTTGTGTTTCGGCGATCAGGACGTGGAAGATCAAAACCTCAAGGTTCGGGGTGTCAAACCGGACTTCGAACTGCCGCATCAGGACGATCGCCACGCGAAGTTTCTCGACACGATGGCGCGAGATCTGATTATGGCCGGTTCGATTGCCGACGCCGACATCGTGCACGGTCACACCTGGTACTCCCACCTCGCTGGTTGCCTGGCCAAACAGCTTACCGGGGCGAAACTCGTCCTTACGACGCACTCGCTCGAACCCCATCGTCCGTGGAAAGTCGAGCAGC
This genomic interval carries:
- a CDS encoding SPOR domain-containing protein; this encodes MSDSEEESGGDVTEAEPPRRTYHVQVRTVEEKTAADRTVSDVVAWFEALPDADRPDPLSGVGNVPVDVRWKAPFYRVRIGPFSSRDAATAVLDALKSDFPDAFIAREAVGSRY
- a CDS encoding BamA/OMP85 family outer membrane protein, translating into MADSIPNTLLRRIAPLLLCLLASLSPAAAQNSLQLVNDETTVREISWNFVDTKTFDADRLERQIATQAPGTFYRLKKWFDWFPRIDPGQYPFDAVTLQKDVVRLREFYNQNGFLTPRIDYPASQYDTSSNTIHIRFVVNEGPPLIVTNTSFRAAEGDSAAVLFDDGLGREWRSFKKNAILQPGDRYTQFKRLQIEEATTTWLRNQGYAFAEVNSSTEIDTSANRASVQFELSPGPEARFSEIEIDGTTSLAPKIIRRELPFEEGDRFNASKVTQGQRELFGLNLFRVALADIPSQPRDSTVTVRYRVREAKLRTLSGQIGYGGRPGVFGESRWTHRNFYGAARNLSVGVIAETGWPVEDPFNLFGGNASGDPQRRFRLSTTLRQPYIFTTRLSGSFEPFFQERLSDKLVPASDRFLGLNERQFGFNAGLIYEMLPFRTLNFQYTFTRTQQFTAPDPGSEPDQQLDVGDSDLFDKSIVSLNATFGKTDDFLNPTRGFLIRPSAELGGTILGSDVQFGRLGLDITGYLPLTDNVEIAGRLFGGRIWPFGDSRDALTIPSDTSGRPADEIQTILGDNFTYQNRFSDYLFYAGGSSDVRGWPPDLAGGKVVRFSSVTGTYVYEAIGAKTTVGANIELRLPFPGLSDDFRTAVFLDAARLDAGSLDLTPPPGATDVVTFPASVRGGQPVIATDTEQILVGTGAGMRYKTPAGFIRLDIAYKLTPDRLDLRQPQSVGDRAEVRESEQDDPNQNIERPPFDADKRFIRRFRLHFGIGRTF
- a CDS encoding carbon-nitrogen hydrolase family protein, producing MDIALVQQYNPSDAMDAFQRGLIAIKNAANAGADLVVFPELSFTKFFPQLPANKRDGDVLDLAEKIPGPTVESVAEQAAEYGVVVVCNLYEVDDGKGYNSSVVIDSDGTVLGVSRMMHIPQYEHFYEQDYYTEGDTGAPVFDTSVGKIGVATCYDRHFPEYMRALALGGAEVVCIPQAGAAGEWAKGVFEAEVQAMSFQNGYFCALANRVGREDNILFDGASLVTDPHGRIVAQAPKGDQSLLMASADLKECDKSPARQLFLKNRREEDYTGGTVSLAASSPAGVRALEGYGDE
- a CDS encoding YihY/virulence factor BrkB family protein; the protein is MSERPFSATTIQRLRAHGLYYARGLYAEVAGKNLFLWAQAIAFKVLVTIVPIVILATGLVGRVLRGNDAFAAVARFIHDFLPPSQSHQVVNFLHQLQVSSGTIVGIGGVGLFLSAVSLFITLRIAVGNAFEQDWHEGRTIVGGYLFDVRMVLQVGVLFVVTIGMSVFAQSIDGFEMLAFAGLDQPWVREGWRRVIQTLGLFVPFFITTAMFFQLYYFVPKPSPRKRSALSGALMAGVLWEMAKQIFTYYATYVGKFDRYATEGLGALGNTFALIIAFVFWVYFSGIVLMLGAVIASLREHRHVTSGLLPGEQPADEEAHTEAPSPAERSDMAAPTPPIPTGRGSSAYGPDDSAPSTAAQRPTAESATSPSSETDSHAGDGAGQQTPQHGHSGNPSAPERTTDTGANTPVEESVDAPTRDPDDSA
- a CDS encoding DUF2905 domain-containing protein, with product MSSDVIARWLIYGGIGLVLLGALVWGIGRFIDIGHLPGDVSFEGKNVKVFVPITSMIIISIVLTVLLNLILRWWQ
- a CDS encoding glucose-1-phosphate adenylyltransferase, yielding MNAPQTNATPGGSQFVDSSLSALAIILGGGAGTRLFPLTKLRAKPAVPLAGRYRLIDVPVSNCINSGITRVFVLTQFNSASLNRHISQAYRFDRFSNGFVSILAAEQTPASKDWFQGTADAVRRVIPHVDGYRHDYTLILSGDQLYSMDYREMIRHHEETGADVTIGTIPVTSDDAPAFGILKTDADHTITEFHEKPSADKLDGKESPVSQDLEDQGRVYLASMGIYIFSRDVLRDLLESNVEHHDFGKQIIPEAIEGKKVVSYPFTGYWSDIGTIRSFYDANLMLAEPNPEFDLYDPDRPLYTNARMLPPAKIESSFVQQSLIAEGSVVVNSQVSKSVIGIRSFVGHNTTIKNAIFMGADHYPWQKPENRGYVEGPAKPGIGEESYVEGAIIDKNVSIGKRCIIKNRDNIEEAEHENFYIRDGIVVIPKNTQIPDDTII